One genomic window of Candidatus Pseudobacter hemicellulosilyticus includes the following:
- a CDS encoding LD-carboxypeptidase: MTILPAYLQPGDTIGIVCPAGFMERERAQTCIDTLQQWGYTVKTGDTLGRETGNYFSGTDEERLQDLQQLLDDDSVRAILCGRGGYGTGRVIDQLDFEQFRQQPKWIIGFSDITILHAHIYSNFRIASLHAPMAGAFNDGGADGEYVLSLKQALEGKKAHYTCAVHPDNKRGEAVGELVGGNLALLAHLLGTPSELKTKGRILFIEDVGEYLYNVDRMLYQLKRSGKLDKLAGLILGGFSDLKDTTRPFGKTIYEIIRELVAEYDYPVCFDFPVSHDTTNYALKVGVGYKLKVGKNKVTLEE; encoded by the coding sequence ATGACCATCCTACCAGCTTATTTACAACCCGGCGATACCATTGGCATTGTGTGTCCGGCAGGTTTTATGGAGCGTGAGCGTGCGCAGACCTGCATTGATACCTTACAGCAATGGGGGTATACGGTTAAGACCGGCGACACCCTGGGCCGGGAGACCGGCAACTATTTCTCGGGTACTGATGAAGAGCGGCTGCAGGACCTGCAGCAGTTGCTGGATGATGACAGTGTACGCGCCATCCTCTGCGGCCGTGGCGGCTATGGTACGGGCAGGGTCATTGACCAGCTTGATTTTGAGCAATTCCGCCAGCAGCCCAAATGGATCATCGGGTTCAGTGATATTACGATCCTGCATGCACATATCTACAGCAATTTCCGGATCGCCAGTCTGCATGCGCCAATGGCGGGCGCTTTCAACGATGGGGGAGCTGACGGCGAGTATGTGCTTTCCCTGAAGCAGGCCCTTGAAGGGAAGAAAGCCCATTATACCTGTGCCGTACATCCAGATAACAAACGGGGCGAAGCGGTGGGCGAACTGGTGGGCGGCAACCTGGCCCTGCTGGCCCATCTGTTAGGCACGCCTTCCGAACTCAAGACCAAAGGCCGCATCCTCTTTATAGAAGATGTGGGAGAATACCTCTATAATGTGGACAGGATGCTGTACCAGCTGAAACGCAGCGGTAAGCTGGATAAGCTGGCCGGCCTGATCCTGGGCGGCTTCTCCGATCTGAAAGATACGACCAGGCCTTTTGGGAAAACGATCTATGAGATCATCCGGGAGCTGGTAGCAGAATATGATTATCCTGTCTGTTTTGATTTTCCGGTGAGCCATGACACCACTAACTATGCCCTCAAAGTAGGGGTGGGGTATAAGCTGAAGGTGGGAAAAA